A genomic stretch from Theobroma cacao cultivar B97-61/B2 chromosome 4, Criollo_cocoa_genome_V2, whole genome shotgun sequence includes:
- the LOC18603196 gene encoding CASP-like protein 5B3 isoform X2 encodes MRVFPGSPGTLTSLFLRVAQCVFAAGSIASMATTSSFFNFTAFCYLIASMGLQVVWSFGLALLDGIALVKRKVLHSPVLVSLFVVGDWVTATLSLAAASASAGIAVLYFNDVGNCKFGEECQKYQLSVALAFLGWIAIAISSLIMLWLLAAG; translated from the exons ATGAGGGTATTTCCTGGAAGTCCAGGGACGCTGACTAGCCTCTTTTTGAGGGTTGCACAATGTGTTTTTGCAGCTGGGTCAATTGCTTCCATGGCTACTACTTCTAGCTTCTTCAATTTCACAGCTTTCTG CTACCTGATTGCTTCAATGGGATTGCAAGTTGTTTGGAGCTTTGGTCTTGCATTACTAGATGGAATTGCCTTGGTCAAAAGGAAGGTCCTTCATAGTCCCGTTCTAGTCAGCCTTTTTGTAGTCGGAGACTGG GTGACAGCTACATTATCTCTGGCTGCAGCTTCTGCCTCAGCAGGCATCGCAGTATTGTACTTTAATGACGTGGGAAATTGCAAATTCGGAGAAGAATGCCAAAAATATCAATTGTCAGTTGCCTTGGCCTTCCTCGGTTGGATAGCGATTGCAATATCATCCTTAATTATGCTTTGGCTATTGGCTGCAGGTTAA
- the LOC18603196 gene encoding CASP-like protein 5B3 isoform X1 produces the protein MRVFPGSPGTLTSLFLRVAQCVFAAGSIASMATTSSFFNFTAFCYLIASMGLQVVWSFGLALLDGIALVKRKVLHSPVLVSLFVVGDWVTATLSLAAASASAGIAVLYFNDVGNCKFGEECQKYQLLNHLLYRVLVFFHLQERVNLRNFDLLIASIQKKKVNIVL, from the exons ATGAGGGTATTTCCTGGAAGTCCAGGGACGCTGACTAGCCTCTTTTTGAGGGTTGCACAATGTGTTTTTGCAGCTGGGTCAATTGCTTCCATGGCTACTACTTCTAGCTTCTTCAATTTCACAGCTTTCTG CTACCTGATTGCTTCAATGGGATTGCAAGTTGTTTGGAGCTTTGGTCTTGCATTACTAGATGGAATTGCCTTGGTCAAAAGGAAGGTCCTTCATAGTCCCGTTCTAGTCAGCCTTTTTGTAGTCGGAGACTGG GTGACAGCTACATTATCTCTGGCTGCAGCTTCTGCCTCAGCAGGCATCGCAGTATTGTACTTTAATGACGTGGGAAATTGCAAATTCGGAGAAGAATGCCAAAAATATCAATT GTTAAACCATTTGTTGTACAGGGTTTTGGTTTTCTTCCACCTTCAAGAACGTGTTAATCTCAGAAATTTTGATCTTCTCATAGCGTccatacaaaagaaaaaagtgaatATAGTTTTATGA